In Streptomyces canus, one DNA window encodes the following:
- the murJ gene encoding murein biosynthesis integral membrane protein MurJ gives MKVTPPRPDAHADTDGTVVVPAARTADTSELTPVSGGFLAKATLITAALSIVGALLGLVRDQALARLFGAGSETDAFLVAWTVPEFASTLFIEDGLAFALIPAFSLALARRAQGAPGDPVRSLVAATLPWLSLAFVGVSAVVIGAAPYVVGALAPGLPDPGLAVDCTRLTALSVLGFGLAGYCSAALRAHRTFLAPAAIYVAYNAGIITAMFVLGGQWGVRSAAAGVAVGGGLMVAIQLPSVWRQSRRRAAPRIASAEAPGQSMTLAMVATVLLFALCRQSQVLIERFLASALPAGAISHLNYAQKVAQIPMTLSLMLCTVTFPVVARALADGDTERARDRVERDLALAACLVLLGAATVIACAPQMVELLFQRGEFTAADTAATAGVMRVYALGLLSQTLVGCLVRSHFSAGRSTWYPLGAMAAGIVTTAGVGTWTVGPWGVAGIAAANAIGITVTAMVLLAGMGPRNVPIRTRLVLGGLGRTLCAAVVAAVAGAFTASRFDAAVPGLAAGSLTVVTVFVLLARALDVQGVASALRSARTVTRRLSYARFR, from the coding sequence ATGAAGGTGACGCCCCCCAGGCCCGACGCGCACGCCGACACCGACGGCACGGTGGTGGTTCCCGCCGCCCGCACCGCCGACACGAGCGAACTCACCCCCGTCTCCGGCGGATTCCTCGCCAAGGCCACCCTGATCACGGCCGCCCTCTCGATCGTCGGCGCCCTGCTCGGGCTGGTCCGTGACCAGGCGCTGGCCCGGCTGTTCGGTGCCGGGAGCGAGACGGACGCCTTCCTGGTGGCCTGGACCGTGCCCGAGTTCGCCTCCACCCTGTTCATCGAGGACGGGCTGGCCTTCGCGCTGATCCCGGCGTTCAGCCTGGCGCTGGCCCGTCGTGCGCAGGGCGCTCCCGGCGACCCGGTCCGCTCGCTGGTGGCCGCCACGCTCCCCTGGCTGTCGCTGGCCTTCGTCGGTGTGTCCGCGGTGGTCATCGGCGCCGCCCCCTACGTGGTCGGGGCCCTGGCACCGGGGCTGCCCGACCCGGGCCTCGCCGTCGACTGCACCCGGCTGACCGCGCTGAGCGTGCTGGGCTTCGGGCTCGCCGGGTACTGCAGCGCCGCTCTCAGGGCGCACCGGACCTTCCTCGCGCCGGCCGCCATCTACGTGGCCTACAACGCCGGCATCATCACCGCGATGTTCGTGCTCGGCGGGCAGTGGGGCGTGCGCTCGGCGGCCGCAGGGGTCGCGGTGGGCGGTGGACTGATGGTGGCGATCCAACTGCCGTCCGTCTGGCGGCAGTCACGACGCCGGGCAGCGCCTCGGATCGCCTCCGCCGAAGCTCCGGGGCAGAGCATGACGCTGGCCATGGTCGCCACCGTCCTCCTCTTCGCCCTGTGCCGGCAGTCCCAGGTCCTCATCGAACGCTTTCTCGCCTCCGCCCTCCCGGCCGGCGCCATCTCGCACCTCAACTACGCGCAGAAGGTGGCACAGATCCCGATGACGCTGTCGCTGATGCTGTGCACCGTCACCTTCCCGGTGGTGGCGCGGGCGCTGGCCGACGGCGACACGGAGCGGGCCCGGGACCGCGTGGAGCGGGACCTGGCGCTGGCCGCGTGTCTGGTGCTGCTCGGCGCGGCCACGGTGATCGCCTGCGCCCCCCAGATGGTCGAACTCCTCTTCCAGCGCGGCGAGTTCACCGCGGCGGACACGGCGGCGACCGCGGGGGTCATGCGCGTGTACGCCCTCGGGCTGCTCAGTCAGACCCTGGTCGGGTGCCTGGTCCGGTCCCACTTCTCGGCGGGCCGCTCCACCTGGTACCCGCTCGGCGCGATGGCCGCCGGCATCGTCACCACCGCCGGCGTCGGCACCTGGACGGTGGGCCCGTGGGGAGTGGCCGGGATCGCCGCCGCGAACGCCATCGGCATCACCGTCACGGCCATGGTGCTGCTGGCCGGCATGGGCCCGCGCAACGTCCCGATCCGCACCCGGCTGGTTCTCGGCGGACTCGGCAGGACGCTGTGCGCGGCGGTCGTCGCAGCCGTCGCCGGCGCGTTCACGGCGAGCCGATTCGACGCGGCGGTACCGGGTCTGGCCGCGGGTTCCCTGACCGTGGTCACCGTCTTCGTCCTGCTCGCCCGGGCCCTGGACGTCCAGGGCGTCGCTTCCGCACTGCGTTCCGCACGCACCGTCACCCGAAGGCTCTCGTATGCCCGTTTCCGCTGA
- a CDS encoding O-antigen ligase family protein, with translation MTHALTLPRVRQWPPVLPVLAVIALLALPLTPGDEGGAGPADAVSALVVVYCAIRLVRDRRRPLSRTAVVLLGLPVAGLALAATGAASPGAGIGGMGRYLQVFVLVPAAVLLLIRDRGDFRLLAWAFVGLAGWQGAIGTHQYMTGTGASYQGQDIRAVGTFGASDVMGMATVVSFGLVCSVGLALGRNSVRQRAVAAGCAVALLLPLALSFSRGAWIATAVTCGAQLVLAGLRRALKVAAVVAATGVILVGGFGLGSAQLQERIDSVTRVTDAPDQSVTDRYTLWAAAAGMWREHPLTGVGLKGFPEHRDAHASLALSAGSDTEGAGADFRKQPLLSPHNMYLLVLAEQGLLGLLALAGCWLGLLVCGLRGLFRVRRDGPGLDCALVACGLLIWQLTDFLYADIGGPSTVLTAVCFGLVAWWALVGSGGTTAWGTVR, from the coding sequence ATGACCCACGCCCTGACCCTGCCCCGCGTCCGGCAGTGGCCCCCCGTCCTGCCCGTGCTCGCCGTGATCGCCCTGCTCGCACTGCCGCTCACGCCCGGCGACGAGGGCGGCGCGGGACCGGCCGACGCGGTCTCCGCGCTCGTCGTCGTGTACTGCGCGATCCGTCTCGTACGGGACCGGCGGCGCCCCCTGTCCCGTACGGCGGTCGTGCTGCTGGGCCTGCCCGTGGCCGGGCTCGCGCTCGCCGCGACGGGGGCGGCCTCACCGGGGGCGGGGATCGGCGGCATGGGCCGCTACCTCCAGGTGTTCGTGCTGGTCCCGGCCGCCGTCCTGCTGCTGATCCGCGACCGGGGCGACTTCCGGCTGCTGGCCTGGGCGTTCGTGGGGCTCGCCGGGTGGCAGGGCGCGATCGGCACGCATCAGTACATGACCGGGACCGGGGCCTCGTACCAGGGCCAGGACATCCGGGCCGTCGGCACCTTCGGGGCGAGCGACGTGATGGGGATGGCGACCGTCGTCTCCTTCGGGCTGGTGTGCTCGGTGGGGCTGGCCCTGGGCCGGAACTCCGTACGACAGCGGGCGGTTGCCGCCGGCTGCGCGGTCGCGCTGCTGCTGCCGCTCGCGCTGTCCTTCAGCCGCGGCGCGTGGATCGCGACGGCCGTGACGTGCGGGGCACAGCTGGTGCTGGCCGGGCTGCGGCGGGCGCTGAAGGTGGCAGCGGTGGTGGCCGCGACGGGCGTGATCCTGGTGGGCGGGTTCGGACTGGGTTCGGCGCAGCTCCAGGAGCGGATCGACAGCGTCACACGGGTCACCGACGCGCCCGACCAGTCCGTCACCGACCGCTACACGCTGTGGGCGGCGGCGGCCGGCATGTGGCGCGAACATCCGCTCACGGGCGTCGGGTTGAAGGGCTTCCCCGAGCACCGGGACGCGCACGCCTCGCTCGCGCTGTCCGCGGGCAGCGACACGGAGGGCGCGGGCGCGGACTTCCGCAAGCAGCCGCTGCTGTCCCCGCACAACATGTACCTCCTCGTCCTCGCCGAACAGGGCCTGCTCGGTCTGCTCGCGCTCGCGGGCTGCTGGCTGGGCCTGCTGGTGTGCGGGCTGCGCGGGCTGTTCCGGGTCCGGCGTGACGGCCCGGGGCTCGACTGCGCACTCGTCGCCTGCGGCCTGCTGATCTGGCAGCTGACCGACTTCCTGTACGCCGATATCGGCGGCCCCTCGACCGTGCTGACGGCGGTGTGCTTCGGGCTGGTGGCCTGGTGGGCGCTGGTCGGAAGCGGCGGAACGACGGCGTGGGGCACGGTGCGATGA
- a CDS encoding exopolysaccharide biosynthesis polyprenyl glycosylphosphotransferase has translation MTAESTVPSPGAQPRDPGFAPLFVKPSRSTAAGFRFPARRPPSRPASPAPLLAADSVAALLGALTLAGTEHQVLLVALLVTASMLLRRQPTRPVPGILDELPTVCGRIAIAWLAVAALVAAYAPHHALSARTLAAGFVLQSATACATRGTVHWRRRVLRRARPRAALVVGPAGTAQRVAAAVLRHPRCGVRPVGIVTEQPDGGGQLPVLTTGEEVERALIQNGVREVLVVHPSARSAQGPLLRALAESGCAVWEVEPDSPSYASKDQLAGFSCRRLDMGSRRRGGLGKRALDVAVSGTLLLMVSPLLLVCAVALRLTGGPGVVFRQERIGQDGRPFTLLKFRTHRPVDEHEAATRWSVANEHRMPWFCRFLRRTSLDELLQLWNVLWGDMSLVGPRPERPYFVAKFSQAHPGYAARHRMRTGITGLSQIHGLRGDTSIEDRARFDNAYIDNWSLWQDICILLRTAAALVRPTGS, from the coding sequence GTGACCGCGGAAAGTACCGTCCCCTCGCCCGGTGCCCAGCCACGGGATCCCGGTTTCGCGCCCCTGTTCGTCAAGCCGTCGCGCAGCACCGCGGCCGGTTTCCGCTTCCCGGCCAGAAGACCCCCTTCCCGCCCCGCCTCCCCGGCCCCGCTGCTCGCCGCGGACAGCGTCGCCGCGCTGCTGGGCGCCCTGACACTCGCCGGCACCGAGCACCAAGTACTCCTTGTGGCGCTGCTGGTGACCGCGTCGATGCTGCTGCGCCGGCAACCGACCCGGCCGGTACCGGGGATCCTCGACGAACTGCCCACCGTGTGCGGCCGGATCGCGATCGCCTGGCTGGCGGTCGCGGCGCTCGTCGCCGCGTACGCGCCCCACCACGCCCTGTCCGCCCGCACCCTCGCCGCGGGCTTCGTGCTCCAGTCGGCGACGGCCTGCGCGACCCGGGGCACCGTGCACTGGCGGCGGCGCGTGCTGCGGCGCGCCCGGCCGCGGGCCGCGCTGGTCGTCGGCCCGGCCGGGACCGCGCAGCGGGTGGCCGCCGCCGTGCTGCGGCATCCGCGGTGCGGGGTGCGGCCGGTGGGCATCGTGACCGAACAGCCGGACGGCGGCGGTCAGTTGCCGGTGCTGACGACCGGCGAGGAGGTCGAGCGGGCCCTCATCCAGAACGGTGTGCGGGAGGTCCTGGTCGTCCATCCCTCCGCACGGTCCGCGCAAGGGCCGCTGCTGCGGGCGCTCGCCGAGTCGGGCTGCGCGGTGTGGGAGGTGGAGCCGGACTCACCGTCGTACGCCTCGAAGGACCAGCTCGCCGGGTTCTCCTGTCGTCGGCTGGACATGGGCTCGCGGCGGCGCGGCGGCCTCGGCAAGCGGGCGCTGGACGTGGCCGTCTCCGGGACGCTGCTGCTGATGGTCAGCCCGCTGCTGCTGGTGTGCGCGGTGGCGCTGCGGCTGACCGGCGGGCCGGGTGTGGTGTTCCGGCAGGAGCGCATCGGCCAGGACGGCCGGCCCTTCACCCTGCTGAAGTTCCGCACCCACCGCCCGGTCGACGAGCACGAGGCGGCGACCCGCTGGAGTGTGGCGAACGAACACCGCATGCCGTGGTTCTGCCGCTTCCTGCGCCGCACCTCACTGGATGAGTTGCTCCAGCTGTGGAACGTCCTGTGGGGCGACATGAGCCTGGTCGGACCGCGTCCCGAACGCCCGTACTTCGTCGCCAAGTTCAGCCAGGCCCACCCGGGTTACGCGGCCCGCCACCGCATGCGGACCGGCATCACCGGCCTCTCCCAGATCCACGGCCTGCGCGGGGACACCTCCATCGAGGACCGGGCCCGCTTCGACAACGCCTACATCGACAACTGGTCGCTGTGGCAGGACATCTGCATCCTGCTGCGCACCGCGGCCGCGCTCGTGCGCCCGACAGGGAGCTGA
- a CDS encoding glycosyltransferase: MHQSVPDPRPRVLHLTQPVDGGVARVVTDLARAQLAAGLHVTVACPDGPLAPALRGLGADVRHWHATRSPGLALVREVRRLGQVLEDVRPDLVHAHSAKAGLVGRLAVRGRIPTVFQPHAWSFEAVGGMTAALALRWERWGARWASQVVCVSAAERATGVRAGIGGRWTVVPNGIRPERFHPAPVDTVRSDVLPGVDPAAPLVVCVGRLCRQKGQDVLLDAWDSVSRRVPDARLVLVGDGPDQERLRSRAPRSVLFAGAVTDTAPWYQAADLVVLPSLWEGMALAPLEAMSCGRPVVLTDVDGARESLPPALVPRCLVPPGDPTPLAETVTTLLLDPLLREALGHQGRRHVLSTHDVRLTAEAVAAVYRDVLGGPAAACAVPTEYREFIHS; the protein is encoded by the coding sequence ATGCACCAGTCAGTCCCCGACCCCCGGCCGCGGGTCCTGCATCTGACCCAGCCCGTGGACGGCGGGGTCGCCCGTGTGGTGACGGACCTGGCCCGAGCCCAGCTCGCGGCCGGTCTGCACGTGACGGTCGCCTGCCCGGACGGCCCCCTCGCCCCCGCCCTGCGCGGGCTCGGCGCCGACGTACGGCACTGGCACGCCACCCGCTCACCGGGTTTGGCGCTCGTGCGGGAGGTACGCCGGCTCGGTCAGGTGCTCGAGGACGTGCGGCCCGACCTGGTGCACGCGCACAGCGCGAAGGCCGGACTGGTCGGCCGGCTCGCGGTACGGGGGCGGATCCCGACCGTGTTCCAGCCGCACGCCTGGTCGTTCGAGGCGGTCGGCGGGATGACGGCGGCGCTCGCGCTGCGGTGGGAGCGGTGGGGGGCGCGTTGGGCGTCCCAGGTGGTGTGTGTGAGCGCGGCGGAGCGCGCGACCGGCGTGCGCGCCGGGATCGGCGGGCGGTGGACGGTCGTCCCCAACGGCATCCGGCCCGAACGCTTCCACCCCGCCCCCGTCGACACCGTACGGTCCGATGTCCTTCCGGGTGTCGACCCGGCGGCCCCTCTCGTGGTGTGCGTGGGGCGGCTGTGCCGGCAGAAGGGGCAGGACGTCCTGCTGGACGCCTGGGACAGCGTGTCGCGGCGCGTGCCGGACGCCCGGCTCGTGCTCGTCGGTGACGGGCCCGACCAGGAACGGCTGCGCTCCCGCGCACCGCGGTCCGTGCTGTTCGCCGGGGCCGTCACCGACACCGCGCCCTGGTACCAGGCCGCCGACCTGGTCGTGCTGCCCTCGCTCTGGGAGGGCATGGCGCTCGCCCCACTGGAGGCGATGTCCTGCGGCCGGCCCGTGGTGCTGACGGACGTGGACGGTGCCCGGGAGAGCCTGCCGCCCGCGCTCGTCCCCCGCTGCCTGGTGCCGCCCGGTGATCCGACGCCGCTCGCCGAGACGGTCACCACGCTGCTGCTCGATCCGTTGCTGCGCGAGGCGCTCGGCCACCAGGGCCGCCGCCACGTCCTGTCCACGCACGACGTACGGCTCACCGCCGAGGCGGTGGCGGCCGTGTACCGCGACGTGCTCGGCGGCCCGGCCGCCGCATGCGCCGTGCCCACCGAGTACAGGGAGTTCATCCACTCGTGA
- a CDS encoding chaplin produces MSRIAKGLALTTVAAAAVAGTAGIAAADSGAQGVAAHSPGFLSGNVIQVPIHVPVNVCGNTVNGIAALNPAFGNECEND; encoded by the coding sequence ATGTCGCGTATCGCGAAGGGCCTGGCCCTGACCACCGTTGCGGCCGCCGCCGTTGCGGGCACCGCAGGCATCGCCGCCGCCGACAGCGGCGCGCAGGGCGTTGCCGCCCACTCCCCGGGCTTCCTGTCGGGCAACGTCATCCAGGTCCCGATCCACGTCCCGGTCAACGTCTGCGGCAACACCGTCAACGGCATCGCCGCGCTGAACCCCGCGTTCGGCAACGAGTGCGAGAACGACTGA